A segment of the Streptomyces sp. Tu 2975 genome:
CATCAGCTTGGTCTCGTGACGCCGGAGGCGTGTGACCGCCGCCCCCACCATGATCAGCGCCAGGCCGAGGGCGGCGAACGGGACCAGGACCGGCGCGATGTCGAGCACGGCGGGCAGGATCAGACCCACCGCACCGAGGACCTCGAGGGCTCCGATGGCCTTGATGCTCCCGGCGCTGAAGTCTTCGGTCCATTGCGCGCTGGGCCCGAAGGCGGCGATCCTCTCCTTCGACATGATCATCTTGCCGGCGCCGCCGAACAGGTAGGCGGCGGCGAGCAGTCCGGTGACGATCCACAGAGCGAGGTTCATGAGGTTTCTCCTTGCGGGCTTTGCGGGACTGCGGGTACGACTGCCTGGCGTGAAGGCGCTCGCCCCCTTAAGACAGCGCGGCCCGGCAACTTGTGACAGCGGCCGATGTGTCGTGCGTCTCGTCCCAGGCGATCTGTCGTCGATCCATGCGATCCACTCGGGGTCCGACCCCTACAGGCTCGGCCGTCTCGGAACGTCCGGAGTGGCGCGCCTGCCGGGGATATGAGCCGCGCTGCCTCCGAGCTGTCGCCCGGTTTCCGCGACGGCACCGAGCACCGGCTCCGACCGGTCGCCGGTAAAACGGGTGCGCCGGCGGATCAGCTCCCGGCACACTGCCCGGATGAGCTCGGACGCCCTGAAGACAGCGCGGGGGCGAGCGCTCCGGCATGTGGCGGAGCTCTCGTCCGGCCGGCCCCTGGACCCGGCGCTGCGGGTGACGCTGAACTTCCACCCGGACCGTACGGCGCAGGGCAGGCCCATCCTGGAAGCGCTGTCGGAGTCCGGCGTCTACCTCTCCCAGTTCGTCACCGGGACGAGCAACGGGGGTCTGACCGCCTTTCCCGGCGGTGACCGGTGGGAGTGGGAGAGCCGGATCTTCGGTGGTGCGTACGACGAGGCGGCTGCTCGGGAGCGGCCCGTCTACGGGGCGCTGAACTTCCGCCGTAAGCCGGTCGGCGCGGCGCCGCGGTTCGGCTCCGCCCACTTCCGCCTTGCCGCGCACACACCGGCGCGGACCACGTTCTGCTACCCGGACAGTTGTCTCGAACCGTCGGACGTCGGCGTCGCGGACCGCATGGGACTCATCGAGCTCGCCCTCGCCGACCGTAAGGACGCTCTGGACGACTACATCGAGGCGCACGTGCACGGGCCGGTCCGGCTGGACCGCGATGTGGAGGCGCTGGTCCTCGACCCCTGCTACCGGGGGACAGGCGTCGAGGAGGCCGCCCGGCGTCTTCCGTGCTCGCTGGAGTGGCATCCCGGCTTCCGTCTCACTGTCGGGGAACTCCGCCGTTACCCGGACTACCGTGGCCAGGAGTACGTCGACCTGGGCGCCCGGATCGCGGTGGGCGGCCGGCTCGATCCGCGCATCGTCGGAGACGCCGTTCGCACCGGCCGTCACGACCCGCAGGCGGTCAAGAAGGTCTGGCACTGCCTCGCCCGCTTCGGGGCGCTCCCGCGGGCTGCCGGTGGAGCCGCGCCGTCGTCGCCGAACGAGGAAGTCGTGTTGGACGGCCTGCGCTGAGCACCCGCCCACCGGATACGACAAGGGCCCCGGTCCGAAGACCGGGGCCCTTGATCGATCAGGGTGAGTAACGGGACTCGAACCCGCGACATCCTGGACCACAACCAGGTGCTCTACCAGCTGAGCTATACCCACCACGACCGGTCTTTCTCCCGACCGGCCGAGAAAAAGTGTACAGGGTCCGAGCGGGTGCTCGCGCCAGGGTTTCGCGCCGGTGGGGCGCCCGTCGTTCCGGTGGCGACCGCCCGTCGTTATTGCGCGGGCAGCACGTGTTTGGCCGCGATGGTCTTCGCCGTCTCCGAGTCCGGGCCGGGCTGCGGGACGAAGACCGCCTCGCGGTAGTAGCGGAGCTCGGCGATGGACTCGCGGATGTCGGCCAGTGCCCGGTGGTTGCCGCTCTTCTCCGGGCTGTTGAAGTACGCCCGCGGGTACCAGCGGCGGGCCAGCTCCTTGATCGAGGAGACGTCGACGATCCGGTAGTGGAGGAAGGCCTCCAGCGTCGGCATGTCGCGCAGCAGGAATCCGCGGTCGGTGCCGACCGAGTTGCCGCACAGCGGGGCCTTGCCGGGCTCCTTGACGTGCTCGCGGATGTAGGAGAGGACCTGCTCCTCCGCGTCCGCGAGGGTCTTTCCGTCCGCCAGGACGTCGAGGAGACCCGAGGCGGTGTGCATCCGGCGCACCACTTCCGGCATCGTCTCGAGCGCCGCGTCCGGCGGGCGGATCACGATGTCCACCCCTTCGCCGAGTACGTTCAGTTCCGAGTCGGTGACCAGTGCGGCCACCTCGATGAGTGCGTCGTCCGTCAGCGAGAGCCCGGTCATCTCGCAGTCGATCCACACCATGCGATCGTTCATGCGCCCTACCTTACGGGGGCGGATGCGCTGCGTTACCGGCCTGGGGAAAGCCGGCTGCCCCGCGGGGGCCGCCGTCTGACCCGGTGCCACGACGGCGTCCGGCCCGGTCGGGACGGCACCCTGTGGGGCGCCGTCCCGACCGGGCCGGGGTCGCACTGTCCGCGGACGCCGCTCTACGGCACGCTCCGCTGGCCCGGCAGGCTCGGCCGGCCGTGACCCGCCGCGTACGCCTCGGGCACCGGTTTGCCCAGCTCGGCGGCGGACGCCATGGCGGAGGGCCCACCGGGTCCCGCCTGGGGGCGTCTGGCGCCCGGTCCCGCCTGTGCCGGGACGACGGACTCCAGGATCGACGTCCGGTCAGGGTCGCTCTGCGGACGACGGGCCCGGTACGCGGCCCGGTAGGCCGCCGGGGAGGACCCCAGCTGCCGCCGGAAGTGGCCGCGCAGCGCCACCGGGGACCGGAAGCCGCAGCGGCCGGCCACCTCGTCGACCGAGTAGTCGGAGGTCTCGAGCAGCCGCTGGGCCTGCAGCACCCGCTGGGTGATCAGCCACTGGAGCGGGGCGGACCCCGTCAGCGAGCGGAACCGGCGGTCGAACGTGCGCCTGCTCATGTAGGCACGCGCGGCCAACGTCTCCACGTCGAACTGCTCGTGGAGATGCTCCAGCGCCCAGGACACGACCTCGGCCAGCGGGTCCGAGCCGATTTCCTCTGGTAAAGACCTGTCGAGATAGCGCTCCTGACCGCCGGTGCGACGGGGTGGGACGACGAGCCTGCGGGCGAGCGCTCCGGCCGCCTCCGTGCCATGGTCGGTGCGCACGATGTGGAGGCAGAGGTCGATTCCGGCCGCCGTTCCCGCGGACGTGAGCACATCGCCGTCGTCGACGAACAGCTCACGCGGATCCACGTGCACGGACGGGTAGCGCTTCGCCAGGGTCGGCGCGTACATCCAATGGGTGGTGGCGGGACGCCCGTCGAGCAGGCCGGCCGCGGCCAGGACGAACGCCCCGGTGCACAGGCCGACGATGCGAGCGCCCTCCTCGTGTGCCCGGCGCAGCGCGTCGAGCGCCTCGGGCGGTGGCGGCGAGGTGATCGAGCGCCAGGCCGGCACCACGACGGTGCCCGCTCTGCTGATCGCCTCGAGGCCGTACGGCGTGGTCAGTTCCAGGCCGCCTGTGGTCCTCAGCGGTCCGTCCTCGCCACCGCACACGAGCAGGCGGTAGCGGGGAACTCCGGCGTCCTGACGGTCAATTCCGAACACCGAGAGCGGGATGGAACTTTCGAATATAGGGCCGCCGCTGAACAGCAGCACGGCGACGACTTCCCGGCGCCGGCGCCCGGACAGCTTCCGTGCCGTCTCCGGCGCGGCGGAGTCCTGACTCATGACGCTAAACCCCCCTCGAAGTACGCGTCTCCCCGTTCGTTTCGGGCCTTTCGCTCCTGCACGTTTCCCCTCGGTTCTGCACGAGTCCCCCGGCCTTCGATACTCATGATCGAATCTACTGCGTCCCGTGGCGCCGGCGTGACAAGTTCGGGATGCCCCGCTATGTCGACATGGCAACTTGGCGCGATGCATTCGATCACGAAGCGTTCCACTCGGGGGCCCGCAGGGAAGTGCGCATCGCAGGCATGGCCCGTCCCCGTAGGGTGCCGGACGGGCCTTCAGTCCTTTCTTCCCTGGTGACAAGGGGGTTGGCAGGCCATTTCGACAAGGATCGGCCTGCGTAGTGAAGTTGGCTGAAAACATACGGGTGCGGGCGTGTAAAACCGTCAGCCGCCCGGTGCGCCTCTCGACCCGTGCCGCGCGCCGCGCCGCGCCCCGGGGACGGTACCGGAGTGTCGGCCTCCGGCCGGTCGCGCGTCCGCGGCTGCGCGGCACCGCGCGGCCGTCCGTTCCGAGTGGCGCAGCAGCACCCGGCACGCCGCCGTCACCGCGGCGAGACCGAGGGCCGCGGCGGCCGCGCCGCCGACGGAGGTGCCGTACACGACGAGTACGACGGGGACCAGCAGGCAGCTGAACGCGCCCCAGCGCACCACGTCGCCGGCCGGGCTCGCGGAGCCCGCCGGGTGGTCCCGCCGGGACGGCGTGGGCGCGGCGCTCGGGACCGGTCCGGACGGCGGAGCGTCGGGGCGACGGCGGGACGGGGGGCCGGGGGAGCGGTGGGGGCCGGACGGTCGTGCTGGCACAGAGGCTCCTGGGGGCGGCGGGGTGACCACTGGCCAACGAGGACCGTCATCGTCCGGTCACCCGGTGGCGCGCAGACGGCTGTAGTGGCCAAGCGGCATTGCGATCCTGGGCGCGCTCGGGCATGCTCCCTGGAACGTCGCGCATGGGGGCAGCAGGCCCTGGGCAGGAGAGGAGTGTCGCCGTACCCTTGGGGTATGGGGTGGGGAAGATGATTCCCGGACACGGCTCCACCGCCCCTCCAGCCGACGCGCTTTCCTCAATCGATCACTCCGAAGAGGACCTCCCTCGCCGAGACACCGATGGCCGGTCACGAAATCCCCGAACCCGCGGACCGCAAGCAGGTAGCC
Coding sequences within it:
- the orn gene encoding oligoribonuclease; translated protein: MNDRMVWIDCEMTGLSLTDDALIEVAALVTDSELNVLGEGVDIVIRPPDAALETMPEVVRRMHTASGLLDVLADGKTLADAEEQVLSYIREHVKEPGKAPLCGNSVGTDRGFLLRDMPTLEAFLHYRIVDVSSIKELARRWYPRAYFNSPEKSGNHRALADIRESIAELRYYREAVFVPQPGPDSETAKTIAAKHVLPAQ
- a CDS encoding DoxX family protein — protein: MNLALWIVTGLLAAAYLFGGAGKMIMSKERIAAFGPSAQWTEDFSAGSIKAIGALEVLGAVGLILPAVLDIAPVLVPFAALGLALIMVGAAVTRLRRHETKLMVVDLVYLALTVFVAWGRFGPESFVG
- a CDS encoding helix-turn-helix domain-containing protein, with the translated sequence MSQDSAAPETARKLSGRRRREVVAVLLFSGGPIFESSIPLSVFGIDRQDAGVPRYRLLVCGGEDGPLRTTGGLELTTPYGLEAISRAGTVVVPAWRSITSPPPPEALDALRRAHEEGARIVGLCTGAFVLAAAGLLDGRPATTHWMYAPTLAKRYPSVHVDPRELFVDDGDVLTSAGTAAGIDLCLHIVRTDHGTEAAGALARRLVVPPRRTGGQERYLDRSLPEEIGSDPLAEVVSWALEHLHEQFDVETLAARAYMSRRTFDRRFRSLTGSAPLQWLITQRVLQAQRLLETSDYSVDEVAGRCGFRSPVALRGHFRRQLGSSPAAYRAAYRARRPQSDPDRTSILESVVPAQAGPGARRPQAGPGGPSAMASAAELGKPVPEAYAAGHGRPSLPGQRSVP
- a CDS encoding DUF3626 domain-containing protein → MSSDALKTARGRALRHVAELSSGRPLDPALRVTLNFHPDRTAQGRPILEALSESGVYLSQFVTGTSNGGLTAFPGGDRWEWESRIFGGAYDEAAARERPVYGALNFRRKPVGAAPRFGSAHFRLAAHTPARTTFCYPDSCLEPSDVGVADRMGLIELALADRKDALDDYIEAHVHGPVRLDRDVEALVLDPCYRGTGVEEAARRLPCSLEWHPGFRLTVGELRRYPDYRGQEYVDLGARIAVGGRLDPRIVGDAVRTGRHDPQAVKKVWHCLARFGALPRAAGGAAPSSPNEEVVLDGLR